The following coding sequences lie in one Arachis ipaensis cultivar K30076 chromosome B05, Araip1.1, whole genome shotgun sequence genomic window:
- the LOC107641809 gene encoding germin-like protein subfamily 1 member 1, with the protein MMISKMRTNFHSLPLLLFALYLLWGKCRSDPDPLQDYCVANNKNNFFINGVPCINPKEVSASDFATSALSKPGNTSNTFGFAVTPTNTVNLPGLNTLGLVLVRVDIEADGVIPPHSHPRASEVTTCLKGQLLVGFIDTSSRVFTQNLRPGESFVFPKGLIHFLYNRDSKEPVLALSGLNSQIPGAQVASVATFASKPPILNAILAKAFQISAQEVEIIRQKLEG; encoded by the coding sequence ATGATGATATCTAAAATGAGAACCAATTTTCACTCACTTCCTCTTCTATTGTTTGCCCTTTACCTTCTATGGGGGAAATGTAGATCAGATCCTGATCCACTTCAAGATTATTGTGttgccaataacaagaacaattTTTTCATCAATGGGGTTCCTTGTATTAACCCTAAAGAAGTTTCGGCATCCGATTTTGCCACGTCAGCATTATCCAAACCAGGTAACACAAGCAACACATTTGGGTTTGCAGTTACCCCCACCAACACAGTAAACCTTCCCGGGCTCAACACATTGGGCCTTGTGTTGGTCCGGGTCGACATCGAGGCCGACGGGGTAATTCCACCTCACTCGCACCCGCGGGCCTCGGAAGTCACAACTTGCCTAAAGGGCCAGCTTCTAGTGGGATTTATAGACACATCTAGCCGTGTGTTCACTCAAAACCTAAGGCCCGGTGAGTCATTTGTGTTCCCAAAGGGCCTGATTCATTTCCTTTACAATAGAGATTCTAAGGAACCGGTTCTTGCTTTGTCTGGTCTCAATAGCCAGATCCCTGGTGCACAAGTTGCATCCGTTGCAACATTTGCTAGCAAGCCTCCAATTCTTAATGCAATTCTTGCCAAGGCATTTCAGATTAGTGCACAAGAAGTAGAAATAATACGTCAGAAACTTGAAGGGTGA
- the LOC107643471 gene encoding probable galacturonosyltransferase-like 8 — protein MIPLRLSAVVLPLIVCILLPPFTLGIRSFPTATAATTTAALHSLLRFSEAPDYRNGAGCLATTATTTSDDPSLVHIAMTLDSGYLRGSIAAVHSVLRHSSCPENIFFHFIAAEFDSASPRILTRLVRSTFPSLNFKVYIFREDTVINLISSSIRQALENPLNYARNYLGDMLDSSISRVIYLDSDIVVVDDIHKLWNVTLTENRVIGAPEYCHANFTKYFTDEFWLDPLLSRVFGHRKPCYFNTGVMVMDLVRWREGNYRKRIENWMELQRKKRIYELGSLPPFLLVFAGNVEAIDHRWNQHGLGGDNVNGVCRSLHPGPVSLLHWSGKGKPWVRLDEKKPCPLDRLWEPYDLFKPQLVNGGGRGGITREQPWSFSSSILVGYSHDLL, from the coding sequence ATGATTCCGCTACGGTTAAGCGCCGTCGTTTTGCCCCTCATTGTCTGCATCTTATTACCACCATTCACACTCGGGATCCGTTCCTTTCCGACCGCCACTGCCGCCACCACCACCGCCGCCCTCCACAGCCTTCTTCGCTTCTCCGAAGCTCCTGACTACCGCAACGGCGCCGGATGCCTCGCCACCACAGCCACCACGACCTCCGATGACCCCTCCTTAGTCCACATCGCCATGACACTGGACTCCGGCTACCTGCGGGGTTCCATCGCTGCCGTACACTCAGTCCTCCGGCACTCGTCGTGTCCGGAAAACATCTTCTTCCACTTCATCGCAGCCGAGTTCGACTCAGCGAGTCCACGAATCCTAACTCGGCTGGTTCGATCGACGTTCCCTTCGTTGAACTTCAAGGTCTACATCTTCAGAGAAGACACCGTCATCAACCTAATCTCCTCTTCAATCCGTcaagccctagaaaaccctctCAACTACGCAAGAAACTATCTCGGGGACATGCTCGACTCTTCAATCTCCAGAGTCATTTACCTTGACTCCGATATCGTCGTCGTCGACGACATCCACAAGCTCTGGAACGTAACTCTAACGGAGAATCGAGTGATCGGAGCGCCGGAATATTGCCACGCGAATTTCACCAAGTACTTCACCGACGAGTTCTGGTTGGATCCGTTGCTATCTCGAGTGTTCGGTCACAGAAAACCGTGCTATTTCAACACCGGAGTTATGGTGATGGATTTGGTGCGGTGGAGGGAAGGGAACTACAGGAAGAGGATCGAGAACTGGATGGAGTTGCAGAGGAAAAAGAGGATTTACGAGCTTGGATCGTTGCCGCCGTTTCTACTTGTATTTGCGGGGAATGTTGAAGCCATTGATCATCGTTGGAACCAGCACGGGCTTGGTGGTGACAATGTCAATGGAGTTTGTAGGTCTCTGCATCCTGGTCCGGTGAGTTTGTTGCATTGGAGTGGGAAAGGGAAGCCATGGGTGAGGCTTGATGAGAAGAAACCGTGTCCGTTGGATCGTCTTTGGGAGCCGTACGATCTGTTCAAGCCGCAACTTGTTAATGGCGGTggcagaggtggaataacaagaGAACAGCCTTGGAGCTTCTCTTCTTCTATATTGGTTGGTTATTCTCATGATTTGTTATGA